A section of the Chryseobacterium scophthalmum genome encodes:
- a CDS encoding outer membrane beta-barrel protein, giving the protein MLLRKIILLFSVIFITFAFAQRKKTDTIYVYEKVIVYDTIYLEKAIKLKPANLMLSSLKIEEEEIKEINRNIDKEKLEEQIKKLRTKSFQYGIQTGIGFKKANWAEMLSEKNQQFGQNFGIWISKSIINPIFSLMLSANVHHWNSTFDLDTNKEETYLDGYYFSEDDQPLLFQRFNNKHFEYVLQLKAIYEWKNLRPFVGFLAHKNNYKMQFLVPENNVLNKLDDFKSNQVNFGFSLGLQYRIFSRFLIDVEYQHYKIKNLSLKNSSFDFDIFKTNNTFAERKISLGISYFISR; this is encoded by the coding sequence ATGCTTTTAAGAAAAATAATTTTACTTTTTTCTGTTATATTCATCACTTTCGCTTTCGCTCAACGCAAAAAAACAGATACCATTTATGTTTATGAAAAAGTGATTGTGTACGACACTATTTATCTTGAAAAAGCGATAAAACTAAAACCTGCAAATCTTATGCTTTCTTCTCTGAAAATCGAGGAAGAAGAAATTAAAGAAATCAATCGAAATATTGACAAAGAAAAACTTGAAGAACAAATAAAAAAACTTAGAACGAAAAGCTTTCAATACGGAATTCAGACAGGAATTGGTTTCAAAAAAGCAAACTGGGCAGAAATGCTGTCAGAAAAAAACCAGCAGTTCGGGCAAAATTTTGGAATATGGATTTCTAAAAGTATTATAAATCCTATTTTTTCATTAATGCTTTCCGCAAATGTTCATCATTGGAATTCTACGTTTGATCTTGATACCAATAAAGAAGAAACTTATCTTGATGGTTATTATTTCTCTGAAGACGATCAACCTCTACTCTTTCAAAGATTTAACAATAAACATTTTGAATATGTTTTGCAGTTAAAAGCGATCTATGAATGGAAAAACCTGCGACCTTTTGTTGGATTTTTAGCCCATAAAAACAATTACAAAATGCAGTTTTTGGTTCCGGAAAATAATGTTCTGAATAAATTGGATGACTTTAAAAGCAATCAAGTCAATTTCGGGTTTTCTTTAGGTCTACAATATCGAATATTCAGCCGATTTTTGATTGATGTGGAATATCAACATTATAAAATCAAGAATCTTTCCTTAAAAAACTCTTCATTTGATTTTGACATTTTTAAGACTAATAATACCTTTGCTGAAAGAAAAATCAGTTTAGGAATTTCTTATTTTATTTCTAGGTAA
- a CDS encoding PaaI family thioesterase — protein MKDKTKEEILEFINNWGEETFAKTIGIHFIDIDIENETLTATMPVTPNIHQPFGIMHGGASCVLAETMGSSLSNIFIDGSKYFGVGTNINSNHLRSKKDGIVTAVARFIRKGKTMHVSEIEIRDEKGQLINHTTMTNNIINR, from the coding sequence ATTAAAGATAAAACGAAAGAAGAGATATTAGAATTCATCAACAACTGGGGTGAAGAAACTTTTGCGAAAACGATTGGTATTCATTTTATCGATATTGATATTGAAAACGAAACGCTGACTGCAACAATGCCTGTTACACCAAACATCCATCAACCTTTTGGGATTATGCATGGTGGAGCAAGTTGTGTTTTAGCAGAAACAATGGGTTCTAGCCTTTCTAATATTTTCATCGATGGAAGCAAATATTTTGGCGTAGGAACCAACATTAATTCCAATCATTTAAGAAGTAAAAAAGACGGAATTGTAACTGCAGTCGCACGATTTATCAGAAAAGGAAAAACAATGCATGTTTCTGAGATTGAAATTCGTGACGAAAAAGGTCAGCTCATCAATCATACAACGATGACGAACAATATTATCAACCGATAA
- a CDS encoding MarC family protein — MEVFNSFSFKEVITSFMVLFAVIDIIGSVPIVVSLQQKFGQIEAGRASITAGLIMIVFLFVGNKILKFIGVDVNSFAIAGAFVIFIIALEMILGIEINKTTEAKSASIVPIAFPLVAGAGTLTTTLSLRAEFHDINIICGIILNTIFVYLVLKSAKWIEKKMGEASLAILQKVFGIILLAISIKLFTANFAQLVQNYINF; from the coding sequence ATGGAGGTTTTCAACAGTTTCTCTTTTAAAGAAGTAATTACCAGTTTCATGGTACTTTTTGCGGTCATCGACATCATCGGTTCAGTTCCGATTGTGGTAAGCCTGCAACAGAAATTCGGACAGATTGAAGCAGGAAGAGCATCAATTACTGCCGGATTGATTATGATTGTCTTTCTTTTTGTAGGAAATAAGATCTTAAAATTCATTGGCGTAGATGTTAATTCATTTGCTATTGCAGGTGCTTTTGTAATTTTTATTATTGCGCTCGAAATGATTTTGGGAATTGAAATCAACAAAACGACCGAAGCAAAATCGGCCTCGATTGTTCCGATTGCATTTCCTTTGGTTGCAGGAGCAGGAACTTTAACGACTACTTTGTCTTTAAGAGCAGAGTTTCATGATATTAACATTATTTGTGGGATCATTCTCAATACAATTTTCGTATATTTGGTGCTGAAATCTGCAAAGTGGATTGAGAAGAAAATGGGAGAGGCGTCTTTGGCAATTCTTCAGAAAGTTTTCGGTATTATTCTACTGGCAATTTCAATTAAATTATTTACCGCAAATTTTGCGCAGCTGGTGCAGAATTATATAAATTTTTAG
- a CDS encoding chorismate-binding protein has product MIYFKFPFDEKLYSTDENSNINSINFHSFNNIKKIDIAGKVIEKDLSEFENLKISSQILPEDETQFVAETQKEYLQKLEEVIEIIKKNNLPKLVLSRRKIFDDFNEIDLKESFNNLCRNYPNAFKYLFFDGETSWMGAFSEVLGKFNKSTHEFETMSIAGTIPVSEEWTEKEIEEQKPVSSYIRNILAKFVNLSEVEESETYDHISGNIKHLKTDFKIKINPEDLDSIIQELHPTPAVCGIPKDFCREVIEKVEKFPRELYAGYIKIETEDYIQYFVNLRCARLYKNSVHLFVGGGITAQSNPEKEWNETKLKSEAVLKNLVVVHS; this is encoded by the coding sequence ATGATCTATTTCAAATTTCCTTTTGACGAGAAACTATATTCTACAGACGAAAATTCTAACATAAATTCAATCAATTTCCATTCTTTTAATAACATTAAGAAAATTGATATTGCTGGAAAGGTTATCGAAAAAGATCTGTCAGAATTTGAAAATTTAAAGATTAGCTCGCAAATTTTACCCGAAGATGAAACTCAGTTTGTTGCAGAAACTCAAAAAGAATATTTGCAAAAACTGGAAGAAGTAATTGAAATTATCAAAAAAAACAACCTCCCGAAGCTGGTACTTTCAAGAAGAAAAATTTTCGATGATTTTAATGAAATAGATCTGAAAGAAAGTTTCAACAACCTTTGTAGAAATTATCCTAATGCATTCAAATATCTTTTTTTCGATGGTGAAACCTCATGGATGGGAGCTTTTTCTGAAGTTTTAGGGAAATTCAACAAATCGACTCACGAATTTGAAACGATGAGCATCGCCGGAACAATTCCTGTGTCTGAAGAATGGACTGAAAAAGAGATTGAAGAGCAGAAACCTGTTTCGTCTTACATCAGAAATATTTTGGCAAAATTTGTCAATCTGAGCGAAGTCGAAGAGTCGGAAACTTACGATCATATTTCGGGAAATATCAAACATTTAAAAACCGATTTTAAAATAAAAATAAATCCTGAAGATTTAGATTCTATTATTCAGGAACTTCATCCCACTCCTGCAGTTTGCGGAATTCCTAAAGATTTTTGCAGAGAAGTTATCGAAAAGGTTGAAAAGTTTCCACGAGAATTGTACGCTGGTTATATCAAAATTGAAACAGAAGATTACATTCAGTATTTCGTGAATTTACGTTGTGCAAGATTATATAAGAATTCAGTTCATCTCTTTGTTGGAGGCGGAATTACCGCTCAAAGCAACCCCGAAAAAGAATGGAATGAAACTAAGCTTAAGTCTGAAGCTGTCTTGAAAAATCTGGTTGTAGTACATTCATAA
- a CDS encoding vWA domain-containing protein — protein MDWYLGNNWYLLLLLLLPLLSFFLMSYLRWKKRKRELFAESKFHENLFEKNSGFIKIFPALYFLATLFLIFSIIDLLSGAEKIETKQKMNNVMFVLDVSNSMNAEDINPDRLTQAKNLIINTMHELKNDKIGIVIFAGEAVSIMPLTTDYSSVENYITDLTTDNITIQGTDFLSAMETTATKFKNINKGARKVVLISDGEDNEGNDNAAIRLANKEGIAITSVGVGTDEGAPVPVYNNGQLIGYKFDQNGETVISKRQTGALKKMAESTGGTYIDGNNMNDAPKRIADEINRTVSDTVTTVNSQNANHYYQYFLGVSIFFFLMIFLFNPKRDFNI, from the coding sequence ATGGATTGGTATTTAGGAAATAACTGGTATCTTTTGTTATTGCTGCTTCTGCCGCTTTTATCATTTTTTCTGATGAGTTATCTGCGTTGGAAAAAAAGAAAAAGAGAATTATTTGCAGAATCAAAATTCCATGAAAACTTGTTTGAAAAGAATTCAGGATTTATAAAAATATTTCCTGCACTTTACTTTTTGGCAACACTTTTTTTGATATTTTCAATTATTGACCTTTTAAGTGGAGCAGAAAAAATAGAGACCAAGCAAAAGATGAATAACGTAATGTTTGTATTGGATGTCTCTAATTCTATGAATGCAGAAGATATTAATCCAGATCGACTTACTCAGGCTAAAAATCTGATCATCAATACAATGCATGAGCTGAAAAACGATAAGATAGGAATCGTTATTTTTGCAGGTGAAGCAGTTTCTATCATGCCGTTGACAACAGATTACAGCTCAGTAGAAAATTATATTACAGATTTGACTACAGATAATATCACCATTCAAGGGACAGATTTTCTTTCAGCAATGGAAACTACAGCAACCAAATTTAAAAACATCAACAAAGGTGCAAGAAAAGTAGTTTTGATAAGTGATGGTGAAGATAATGAAGGGAATGACAATGCAGCAATAAGATTGGCAAACAAAGAAGGAATCGCTATTACTTCTGTAGGAGTGGGAACTGATGAAGGAGCACCTGTTCCTGTTTATAATAATGGTCAGCTTATCGGGTATAAATTTGATCAGAATGGGGAAACTGTTATTTCTAAAAGACAAACCGGAGCCCTTAAAAAAATGGCAGAATCTACAGGTGGAACTTACATTGACGGAAACAATATGAACGATGCTCCTAAAAGAATTGCTGACGAAATCAACAGAACGGTTTCAGATACTGTTACCACAGTTAATTCTCAAAATGCAAATCATTATTATCAGTACTTCTTAGGCGTTTCGATATTCTTCTTTTTAATGATTTTCTTATTTAATCCTAAAAGAGATTTTAATATTTAA
- a CDS encoding protease complex subunit PrcB family protein: MKKHLLILLCSIFFMTISCSDNQDNDEQLESKNQINFQLIGKGNFVGNYAAQQNTVITTSTQWNNFLNQIDSPNNHPSAGFTETNIDFNQFMVIIVIDAVYPNGGHSVDIMTVDENPQNIEIDVEKLLQGNVTTVVTQPYHIVKILKIQKPVIFN, translated from the coding sequence ATGAAAAAACATTTACTTATTTTACTATGTTCCATCTTTTTTATGACGATTTCCTGTAGTGATAATCAAGATAATGATGAACAATTGGAGAGCAAAAACCAAATTAATTTTCAGTTAATTGGAAAAGGAAACTTTGTGGGAAATTACGCGGCTCAACAAAATACGGTGATTACAACCTCAACGCAATGGAATAATTTTTTAAATCAAATAGACAGCCCAAACAATCATCCTTCGGCAGGTTTTACAGAAACCAATATCGATTTTAATCAGTTTATGGTTATCATCGTTATTGATGCAGTTTATCCAAATGGTGGACATTCCGTTGATATTATGACCGTTGATGAAAATCCGCAAAATATTGAGATTGATGTTGAAAAATTACTTCAGGGAAACGTAACAACTGTTGTGACTCAACCTTATCACATCGTGAAAATACTTAAAATTCAAAAACCTGTGATATTTAATTAA
- a CDS encoding tetratricopeptide repeat protein: MNTKIVFLALIFAFSFSGTVFGQESYKTLVFEGNQKFNANDYDGASSKYMEAIKSNSGDFTAHYNLGNALYKRKLYQDAKEEYAKAEKLSQTLPDKAATLHNLGNTMMQMNQPDKAADYYKQSLKQDPYNEATRKNYEIAKLKQKEKERNNSKKDQGSGKNGGGQDKNKGEKGDSKNQKQEQGNGPQQNKGEDNKPKGKGGEGKLPKELEKAILDSINGRERKTAKRILDEKSYSKPQSNEKDW, from the coding sequence ATGAATACTAAAATTGTATTTTTAGCGTTAATATTTGCTTTTTCGTTCTCAGGTACAGTATTTGGGCAGGAAAGTTATAAGACTTTGGTCTTTGAAGGCAATCAAAAATTTAATGCTAATGACTATGATGGCGCTTCTTCAAAGTATATGGAAGCTATAAAATCAAATTCTGGTGATTTTACGGCACATTACAATTTAGGAAACGCTTTGTATAAAAGAAAACTGTATCAGGATGCGAAAGAGGAGTATGCAAAAGCTGAAAAACTTTCTCAGACTTTACCGGATAAAGCGGCAACGCTTCACAATTTGGGAAATACAATGATGCAGATGAATCAGCCGGATAAAGCCGCTGATTATTACAAACAATCTCTGAAACAGGATCCTTATAACGAGGCGACGAGAAAAAACTACGAGATTGCTAAGCTGAAGCAGAAGGAAAAAGAAAGGAACAACAGCAAGAAAGACCAAGGCTCCGGTAAAAACGGAGGCGGACAAGATAAAAACAAAGGAGAGAAAGGAGATTCTAAAAATCAAAAACAGGAGCAGGGCAACGGTCCTCAACAAAATAAAGGTGAGGATAATAAACCCAAAGGGAAAGGCGGCGAAGGCAAACTTCCCAAAGAACTTGAAAAAGCAATCCTGGACAGTATTAATGGCAGAGAAAGAAAAACTGCCAAAAGAATTTTAGACGAAAAATCTTATTCAAAGCCGCAAAGCAACGAGAAAGATTGGTGA
- a CDS encoding RNA polymerase sigma factor, whose product MSKTNLNWQKIYLDHSPKLLGICRRYISDLQNAEDIVQDSFITAIQKNYQLKDEKAIFGWLKKIVVNNALQFIRKTSKDTFITTEPSEIPDNTLTEMTTSPIDEKTHILAYDFTREELLKSIDSLPSHHKSVFNLYYIENYSHAEISSLLEIPVNTSKSHLMRAKKSVQNYLMTHFVNHETPKNKTAQILVFLGFGGLLWAQNFQSKFLDFTISPSKNFEIPSDIDSNTILFSSTENFWKQKAIIGTTFFIIIVGFILFFSPKNSLIKTFNSNISSSKPVENITTPDQIKLNTDNKLSLNESLENVKTVQNSVSENNKDLKSENHSIKTKNLVSSKPITQKDSAETVSHKVIVVKKIIQRDTVFIER is encoded by the coding sequence ATGTCAAAAACAAATCTCAACTGGCAAAAAATCTACCTCGACCATTCCCCAAAACTTTTGGGGATTTGTCGCAGATATATCTCAGATCTTCAAAATGCGGAAGATATTGTGCAGGACAGTTTTATAACGGCAATTCAGAAAAATTATCAGTTAAAAGATGAAAAAGCAATTTTCGGTTGGCTGAAAAAAATTGTTGTCAATAACGCATTGCAATTTATCCGAAAAACCAGTAAAGATACCTTTATCACTACCGAACCATCAGAAATCCCAGATAATACATTGACCGAAATGACAACATCTCCAATCGACGAAAAAACACACATTTTAGCATACGATTTTACGAGAGAAGAACTGTTGAAATCTATCGACAGTCTGCCTTCTCACCACAAATCGGTTTTTAATTTATATTATATCGAAAACTATTCTCATGCAGAAATTTCAAGTCTGTTGGAGATTCCGGTCAATACTTCAAAATCTCATTTGATGAGAGCTAAAAAATCGGTGCAAAACTATTTAATGACACATTTCGTTAACCATGAAACTCCAAAAAACAAAACGGCACAGATTTTAGTTTTTCTTGGATTTGGTGGCTTGCTGTGGGCTCAGAATTTTCAAAGTAAATTTTTGGATTTTACCATTTCACCATCAAAAAATTTCGAAATTCCGTCTGATATCGATTCGAATACAATTTTGTTTTCTTCAACCGAAAATTTCTGGAAACAGAAAGCAATTATCGGAACTACTTTCTTCATTATTATCGTTGGGTTTATTTTATTTTTTAGTCCTAAAAATTCTTTAATAAAAACATTTAATTCCAACATTTCAAGTTCTAAACCAGTAGAAAATATTACCACACCCGACCAAATCAAATTAAATACTGACAATAAATTATCTTTAAATGAAAGTCTAGAAAATGTAAAAACAGTTCAAAATTCAGTTTCAGAAAACAATAAAGATTTAAAATCAGAAAATCATTCTATTAAAACAAAAAACTTAGTATCTTCAAAACCTATAACACAAAAAGATTCTGCTGAAACCGTTTCTCACAAAGTGATTGTGGTGAAAAAAATCATTCAGAGAGACACTGTATTTATAGAAAGATAA
- a CDS encoding BatD family protein: MKKIFLLLSFFICVNSFAQLLSSKLEKTTLALGEVNHLVIKIDNLKSRAVITAPKDELLPFHFEEISDSININANTYERKIEFAVYEVGVFKIPELEFKVGDKLLKTIPYEIEVINTAMKEDQINDIMSNKEVDLEVTDYWQLYKWYVLAAIAFICLIFAIVMFVKYGRRSKDSPVVATNQTLKELDSLKKKKYIEDGDYRSFYVELIDISRKFITKQYRIPADILLTDDLIVLMKENNTISQENEKIVEEVFLRGDLVKFAKTFPDEKLMEKDFTEIRDFVQRSSKDLEFETLRKDV, encoded by the coding sequence TTGAAAAAAATATTCTTATTACTCTCATTTTTTATCTGTGTAAATTCTTTTGCACAGCTGCTTTCTTCTAAACTGGAGAAAACGACACTTGCTTTGGGAGAAGTTAACCATTTGGTTATAAAAATAGATAATCTTAAAAGTCGTGCAGTAATTACAGCGCCAAAAGATGAACTATTGCCTTTTCATTTTGAAGAAATTTCCGACAGCATCAATATCAACGCCAATACGTATGAAAGAAAAATAGAATTTGCTGTTTATGAAGTAGGAGTTTTTAAAATTCCGGAGCTTGAATTTAAAGTGGGCGACAAGCTTTTAAAAACCATTCCTTATGAAATTGAGGTCATCAATACCGCGATGAAAGAAGATCAGATTAATGACATTATGAGCAATAAGGAAGTTGATTTGGAAGTAACCGATTACTGGCAACTTTATAAATGGTATGTTTTGGCAGCAATCGCTTTTATCTGTTTAATCTTTGCGATTGTCATGTTTGTAAAATACGGAAGACGAAGTAAAGATTCACCTGTTGTTGCAACAAATCAGACTTTAAAAGAATTAGATTCATTAAAGAAGAAAAAATACATTGAAGACGGAGACTATCGTTCGTTTTATGTGGAACTGATTGATATTTCCAGAAAATTTATCACCAAACAATATAGAATTCCTGCAGATATTTTGCTGACGGATGATTTAATTGTTTTAATGAAAGAAAATAATACGATTTCGCAGGAGAACGAAAAAATTGTAGAAGAAGTTTTCTTAAGAGGAGATTTGGTGAAATTTGCCAAAACATTCCCTGATGAAAAGCTGATGGAAAAAGATTTTACAGAAATAAGAGACTTTGTACAGCGCTCTTCCAAGGATTTAGAATTTGAAACCCTGAGAAAAGATGTTTGA
- a CDS encoding BatD family protein — translation MKQKFIYAIFTLISVISYGQVQLSMKSDKTDYNGREVVNLTIVLELNGNNLEQKSKIMLPDLSKFNMIGSGSFNQIVNDAETNTAIDQYITRIALEPKQKGKVRIGSVLVNVNNKIYKTEPFDIFIKDIEKKPIANIANDVYLNMEIEDREVYQDQPTIAILRVYSRNIDNLRKVKNVRLPQQENINVHAVSLKRSEIDPSGYANMASQVLAVFMVFPNESGYVEVPSVSASVNTFSTKNKIASNKVRLNVKKLPEGSPESFKDAVGKFKVDIYCSPKEKIEAKKPVNVTVKVSGEGNLADMSLPKIEESPDYEIFAPKITSHVNPGLTGMKGEILAKYILIPKKAGELVVKTEAFAFFNPAEKEYVNLGQEKLGLTAFSHDQVLEARSTVEKVNDYTNTLLETVDSPVLKTTSFKVKEKSKFNWNVLFVNIAILIGLFIAYMVFKYWQKKQNIIKEKPSSKPLGSVAETEKEIRESLKTDINDYFAYLENLKVSGDYPKFFETFEEMDADVRSQYFQSSKEDFKVFLERQNGRSVAESYQELLQKVQIEKYSPITSEDSLNELLKDIVKLYSLISK, via the coding sequence ATGAAACAAAAATTTATTTACGCAATATTTACCCTTATATCTGTAATTTCTTACGGACAGGTACAACTGTCGATGAAATCTGATAAAACAGATTACAACGGTAGAGAAGTCGTAAATCTTACTATTGTTTTAGAACTGAATGGAAACAATCTGGAGCAGAAAAGTAAAATCATGCTTCCAGATTTATCGAAGTTTAATATGATCGGTAGCGGATCATTCAATCAGATTGTTAATGATGCCGAAACCAATACGGCAATCGATCAGTACATTACCAGAATCGCTCTTGAACCTAAACAAAAAGGAAAAGTAAGAATTGGTTCAGTTCTGGTAAATGTTAACAACAAAATTTATAAAACCGAACCTTTTGATATTTTCATAAAAGATATTGAGAAAAAACCAATAGCCAATATTGCTAACGACGTTTATCTGAATATGGAAATTGAGGATCGTGAAGTTTATCAGGATCAGCCTACCATTGCTATCCTACGTGTTTACTCAAGAAATATCGACAATCTTCGAAAAGTAAAGAATGTACGACTTCCACAGCAGGAAAATATCAATGTACATGCAGTCAGTTTAAAGAGATCAGAGATTGATCCTTCCGGTTACGCCAATATGGCATCGCAGGTTTTGGCTGTTTTTATGGTATTTCCAAATGAATCTGGTTACGTAGAAGTTCCATCGGTTTCTGCTTCGGTAAATACTTTTTCCACTAAAAATAAAATAGCTTCCAATAAAGTAAGGCTTAATGTAAAAAAACTTCCTGAAGGTTCACCGGAATCTTTTAAAGATGCAGTAGGTAAATTTAAAGTGGATATTTACTGTTCACCAAAAGAAAAAATTGAAGCCAAAAAACCTGTAAATGTTACCGTAAAAGTTTCAGGAGAAGGAAATCTTGCAGATATGAGTCTTCCGAAAATTGAAGAATCTCCCGATTATGAAATCTTTGCACCAAAGATTACTTCTCATGTAAATCCTGGTCTTACAGGTATGAAAGGGGAAATTTTAGCTAAATATATTTTAATTCCTAAAAAGGCGGGTGAACTGGTTGTGAAAACTGAAGCTTTTGCTTTTTTCAATCCTGCGGAAAAAGAATATGTAAATCTTGGACAGGAAAAATTGGGCTTAACCGCTTTTTCACATGATCAGGTTTTAGAAGCAAGATCAACAGTGGAAAAAGTAAATGACTATACCAATACGTTGCTTGAAACGGTTGATAGTCCGGTTTTAAAAACCACTTCATTTAAAGTAAAAGAAAAAAGTAAATTCAACTGGAATGTACTTTTTGTAAATATCGCTATATTAATTGGTTTGTTTATTGCTTATATGGTGTTTAAATATTGGCAAAAAAAACAAAATATAATTAAGGAAAAACCAAGTTCAAAACCTTTAGGATCTGTTGCTGAAACAGAAAAAGAGATAAGAGAAAGTTTAAAAACTGATATCAATGATTATTTTGCTTATCTTGAAAATCTGAAAGTTTCGGGAGATTATCCTAAATTTTTTGAAACCTTTGAAGAAATGGATGCTGACGTAAGAAGCCAGTATTTCCAAAGCTCTAAGGAAGATTTTAAAGTATTTCTTGAAAGACAAAACGGCAGATCTGTTGCCGAAAGCTATCAGGAATTATTGCAAAAAGTTCAGATTGAGAAGTATTCTCCAATCACTTCAGAAGATTCTTTAAATGAACTGTTAAAAGATATTGTTAAATTATATTCTCTTATTAGTAAATAA
- a CDS encoding VWA domain-containing protein, which translates to MFDFEFYSPWFFLLFLLFIPLLFRDLSQKKRKGIKVPTTKNMNSSNGILPVLFLLKISKYIILSALIIAMARPRTFSVSQDRDETKGIDIMLAVDVSLSMLSKDFEPDRYDVLKNIAVDFINKRPNDRFGVVKYKMEAFLKVPLTFDHDAVKDEIINMNQREMADGTSVGDGLAVAVNHLMKSKAKSKIIILMTDGVNSPVRNLFPPEIAAILAKDNHIKVYSIGIGTNGYALTPYTYDEFGYFYNEQEVSIDENMLQEIAATTDGKYYRADSESKLQEIYAEINKLEKTDINISKLYNYDEHFKLFLWIALGMLVFDAVLRWVLYKFLS; encoded by the coding sequence ATGTTTGATTTTGAATTTTACAGTCCGTGGTTTTTTCTTTTGTTTTTGCTGTTTATTCCGCTTTTATTTAGAGATTTAAGTCAGAAAAAAAGAAAGGGAATTAAGGTTCCCACTACCAAAAATATGAACAGCAGTAATGGTATTTTGCCTGTGCTTTTCTTATTGAAAATCTCAAAATATATTATTCTTTCTGCTTTGATTATCGCCATGGCAAGACCGAGAACTTTTTCGGTTTCTCAGGACAGAGACGAAACAAAAGGAATTGATATTATGTTGGCTGTAGATGTTTCGCTGAGTATGTTGTCGAAAGATTTTGAGCCGGATCGCTATGATGTATTAAAGAATATTGCAGTAGATTTTATCAACAAACGACCGAATGACCGATTTGGCGTGGTGAAATATAAGATGGAAGCTTTTCTGAAAGTACCATTAACGTTTGATCATGATGCTGTAAAAGATGAAATAATAAACATGAATCAGCGTGAAATGGCAGACGGAACTTCCGTAGGAGATGGATTGGCGGTTGCCGTGAATCATTTAATGAAAAGTAAAGCAAAAAGCAAAATAATTATTTTGATGACGGATGGGGTAAATAGTCCCGTAAGAAATCTTTTCCCTCCAGAAATTGCTGCTATTCTTGCGAAAGATAATCATATTAAGGTGTATTCTATTGGGATAGGAACTAACGGGTATGCTTTGACGCCTTATACCTATGATGAGTTTGGATATTTCTATAATGAACAAGAAGTTTCTATTGATGAAAATATGTTGCAAGAGATCGCTGCAACTACCGATGGTAAATATTACAGAGCGGATTCTGAAAGCAAATTGCAGGAGATTTACGCTGAGATTAATAAACTTGAAAAAACCGATATCAATATTTCTAAGCTGTATAATTATGATGAGCATTTTAAGCTTTTTCTTTGGATCGCTTTAGGAATGCTGGTTTTTGATGCTGTTTTACGTTGGGTACTTTATAAATTTTTAAGCTGA
- a CDS encoding protease complex subunit PrcB family protein, whose translation MKKHLIILLYSVLFIITSCRNDDENIENKNQINFQLIGKGNLIGNYVNPQNTIITNSIQWNNFLNQIDSTTYQTSASFITTYIDFNEFIVIVVVDETYPSGGHSIEITKMEEYPKYITINVEKSLKGNVTSFITQPYHIVKIPKTAKYLIFN comes from the coding sequence ATGAAAAAACATTTAATTATTCTGTTATATTCCGTATTATTCATTATAACTTCATGTCGTAATGATGATGAAAACATTGAGAATAAAAATCAAATTAACTTTCAATTGATTGGAAAAGGAAATTTGATAGGAAATTACGTTAATCCTCAAAACACCATTATTACAAACTCTATACAATGGAATAATTTTCTTAATCAAATAGACAGCACAACTTATCAAACTTCTGCTAGTTTTATCACAACTTATATTGATTTTAACGAATTTATAGTTATCGTTGTAGTAGATGAAACCTATCCAAGCGGTGGACACTCAATCGAGATTACGAAAATGGAAGAATACCCTAAGTATATTACTATCAATGTAGAAAAATCGTTAAAGGGAAACGTCACATCTTTTATCACTCAGCCTTATCATATTGTGAAAATTCCTAAAACTGCTAAATATTTAATATTTAATTAA